A genomic region of Pseudopipra pipra isolate bDixPip1 chromosome W, bDixPip1.hap1, whole genome shotgun sequence contains the following coding sequences:
- the LOC135404881 gene encoding serine/threonine-protein kinase pim-2-like: protein MGVPRPGKRGHIVRRALALTLVRALLARALRPPLPLPVSRCPSVPVPVSHCRCPCASVPLPLSLSRSRSPLPLPARAMAPAVPLCRAGPPRPRPWAARRGLALARLPVRRLWRCWALLWGWLWDGLGLAAPWLRLARARRLPGPAGAAGAAAAAASSAASPARAPPLASPAAGSEPPLPAAAGEARPGPLEGRSGAVPGPGPNADGHVSPAPKAKEPLHERYRLHSLLGSGGFGRVYAGTCLADGAPVSAAGGGGGGGGGGRDGRRAQPALPLGLQVAIKAVSRDGIRRWGELPDGTRAPLEIVLLDKVSNGFPGVIQLLEWFELPNGFLLVMEHPEPSQDLSRLLRAWGFLPEEMAWGLFRQVLQAVRHCTSCGVLHRDIKPQNILLHLATGEAKLLDFGCGTFLKDTVYTQFAGEPTAGGCSWCRASHGHARVWQWRLPLWPRGNRISSSAKLLLDGAGGLQ from the exons ATGGGGGTTCCCAGGCCGGGCAAACGGGGCCACATTGTC CGACGCGCTCTCGCTCTGACTCTTGTTCGGGCTCTCCTTGCTCGAGCTCTtcgtcctcctctccctctcccggtgtcccgctgtcccagtgtccctgtgccggtgTCCCATTgccggtgtccctgtgccagtgtcccactcccgctgtccctgtcccgttcccggtcccccctccccttgccgGCCCGGGCCATGGCCCCGGCCGTTCCCCtgtgccgggcggggccgccccgtcccCGGCCCTGGGCGGCCCGGCGCGGTCTCGCCCTCGCCCGGCTCCCGGTGCGCCGGCTGTGGCGTTGCTGGGcgctcctgtggggctggctgtgggacgggctCGGCCTCGCCGCCCCTTGGCTCCGCCTGGCTCGAGCCCGGCgcctgccggggccggcgggggccgcgggcgccgcggccgctgccgcctcctcgGCGGCTTCCCCGGCCAGAGCTCCGCCGCTCGCCAGCCCGGCCGCCGGCAgcgagccgccgctgcccgctgcGGCTGGGgaagcccggcccgggccgcttGAGGGGCGCtcgggggccgtgccgggccccggccCCAACGCTGACGGCCACGTCTCGCCCGCACCGAAGGCCAAGGAGCCGCTGCACGAGCGCTACCGGCTGCATTCGCTGCTGGGCAGCGGCGGCTTCGGCCGCGTCTACGCGGGGACCTGCCTGGCGGACGGAGCCCCGGtgagtgcagcaggaggaggaggaggaggaggaggaggagggcgggacgggcggcgagCTCAACCCGCCCTTCCCCTCGGCTTGCAGGTGGCCATCAAAGCCGTGTCCCGGGATGGCATCCGGCGCTGGGGCGAGCTG CCCGACGGCACCCGGGCCCCCCTGGAGATCGTGCTGCTGGACAAGGTGTCCAATGGCTTCCCTGGGGTCatccagctcctggagtggTTCGAGCTCCCCAACGGGTTCCTGTTGGTGATGGAGCATCCGGAGCCGTCTCAGGACCTCTCTCGCTTACTGAGGGCGTGGGGGTTCCTGCCGGAGGAGATGGCGTGGGGGCTGTTCCGCCAGGTGCTGCAGGCCGTGCGGCACTGCACCAGCTGCGGCGTCCTGCACCGGGACATCAAGCCCCAGAACATCCTCCTCCACCTGGCCACCGGCGAGGCCAAGCTCCTCGACTTTGGATGTGGCACCTTCCTTAAGGACACGGTCTACACCCAGTTTGCAGGTGAGCCCACAGCCGGGGGATGCTCCTGGTGCCGGGCATCGCATGGCCATGCCCGGGTGTGGCAGTGGAGATTGCCCCTTTGGCCGAGGGGGAACAGGATTAGTTCTTCAGCCAAGTTGCttttggatggggctggggggttaCAGTGA